The sequence GCAATACAAAACCATAAACGCTGTGAAAAACAAGCATATATATCTCGTAGATTCCGACAAAATATGCAGCCCTACGCCGGTCAGCTTTGTAGAATTGCTTGAAGAGATTGTAAAAATATTGCATCCTGAAGCATTTGAAGGATAGGGAATGAAAAAAACTATATTAAACTGGCCGCTCTCCATGCTTCTTTCAGTGGGTTTTCTTCTTGCTGCAAGCCTTTATTCACTGGGCAGCGGTTCCTCCGACATCACCCTGAAAGATGTCATACCAACGCTCTTAAAGGGCAGCGGAACCCCTGAGTTCAGCATTCTTTTTGATATCCGAATACCCAGGATTCTGCTTGGCTTTGCTGTCGGGGGCTCTTTAAGCCTTGCCGGAGTTATCCTTCAGGGCATGTTCCGGAACCCTCTCGTTGAGCCATATACACTTGGTATTTCAGGAGGCGCTGCCCTTGGAGTAGCCCTCTGTATTATTCTGGGACTTCACAGGGTATTCCCGGACCTTGCCATGCCGCTTTTCGGATTCATTGGAGCTTTTGCTGTAGCCCTTCCCATATCACTTATAAATATAAGGAAGGGTATGGTAAAAACAGAAGGGCTTCTTCTTACAGGAGTCATGATAAGCTATATATCTTCCTCTATAGTTACACTTATATTGGCAATATCAAGCACCGAAGATCTCCAGGGCATCATATTCTGGATAATGGGATCACTCGAAGAACCGAGCTGGTTGCTCATTTCCATTGTCCTCTTTATTTCCTTGATCTGCCTTGTCTTGTCTTACATCTTTTCTTTAGACCTGAACGCCCTTGCACTGGGCGAAGAAGAGGCCATTCATCTCGGGGTAAATGTGGAAAGGGCGAAAAAGATACTCTTTCTCATTGCATCGGTTTTAACAGGAGTCAGTGTATCCATTGCAGGGATAATCGGCTTTGTCGGGCTTGTTGTCCCTCACTTTGTAAGGATGCTTGCAGGGTATGACCACAGAGTGCTTCTGGTCATGTCATTTATCACAGGCGCAGGTTTTCTCATATTCTGCGACACCCTGGCGCGGACGATCATTTCGCCGGTGGAACTTCCTGTAGGGGTAATAACGGGCATACTCGGCGGAAGCCTTTTTGTCTATGCTCTGGGCAGGAGGTTTCTAAAATGATTCAAATAAACAATTTTTCATGCGGATATGGCTCTAAAACTATTCTGAATAATATCGATCTCCGGGTAGACAAAGGAGAATTTGTAGGCATCATAGGACCTAACGGATCAGGAAAGACTACATTACTTCGCGGAATTACACGATTAGCAAAACATTTCGGAGGCACGATCCTTTTCGACGGGAAAGATATAAGGGGGATGGGTTTCAGAGAAATTGCACAAAAGATTGCCGTAGTTTCCCAGGGCATACCTGCGACAATAATGACTGTCGAAGAATATGTTCTCCTCGGCAGATTACCCCATTACAGTACATTCCAATTGTTCGAAACCGAAAAGGATATTGAACTTGCCGAATATTGCATGGAACTTACCGATACAATAAAATTTAAAGACAGGTATATCTCGGAGTTGAGCAGCGGAGAGGTACAGCTTGCACTCATTGCACGGGCACTCACACAGGAGCCGGTGCTGCTTCTTCTTGATGAACCTACCGCCCATCTGGATATTACTCATCAGGTAGGAATCCTGGACCTCATCAAAAAACTGAATATGGAGTATGCTCTTACTATTATCATCGTGCTTCACGATCTCAACCTTGCAGCAGAATATTGCGACCGTCTAATCCTGATGGACAAAGGCACCATCAAAAGGGCGGGGGAACCGAAAGACGTACTGAATTACAGTGATATAGAAGAGGTCTATAAGACAGTTGTTGTTGTGGAAACAAATCCTCTGTCTTCCAAGCCCTTCGTGCTTGTAGTAACTGAGGAGGTAAAAAAACGATGCAAAAGATAGTCATTGTGCTGGGAGGCGCCAGGAGTGGAAAAAGTTATTATGCTCTGGCAGAGGCATCGCTCATAAAGGGGAAAAAAGCCTTTATTGCAACAGCAGAGCCTCTTGACGATGAGATGTATATCCGCATAGAAAATCATAAGAAGGAAAGGGGAAACGACTGGGATACCTACGAAGAACCGCTCCAAATAGCGCCCCTTATTAACAGGATCAAAGGAAAATACAATGTAATCCTGATAGACTGCCTTACCTTATGGGTTTCGAACATCATGCACGCCGGCCTTGACATTGCTGAAGAAACAGGGAAACTTGTTTCCGCACTTTCAACCGCTTCCCCTGCCCCGCTATATATAATCTCAAATGAAGTAGGATTGGGACTTGTCCCTGAATCGCCTCTCGGGAGGGCCTACAGGGATAATCTGGGGCACGTGAACCGGCAGGTTGCACAGGCAGCATCGGATGTAATTTTCATGGTTGCAGGCATACCATTAAAAATAAAAACATCATAAATATTTTCATGAAATGGCTACAAAGATTGAATAATGATAAACCAGAGGCAGTGATCGAGAAGTATGGGAAATGAAGAAATCTTTTCTTCATTTCCGCCGGATTCACATAAGCTTATATGTGAATCCGGCTTGAGTGGGCAGCGGCATGGAAGTGAGATTTCATTGCGAGGGCAGTGTTGAGCAAAAATGCAGCAGATGTGGATGAGATGTAAGCCTTGCAGGCCGCAATCGTACTGAATGTACGATGGAGGATCGCAAGGCGCAGCAGATCGCCGCAGATGAGTATTTCTTCCA is a genomic window of Pseudomonadota bacterium containing:
- a CDS encoding iron ABC transporter permease; the protein is MKKTILNWPLSMLLSVGFLLAASLYSLGSGSSDITLKDVIPTLLKGSGTPEFSILFDIRIPRILLGFAVGGSLSLAGVILQGMFRNPLVEPYTLGISGGAALGVALCIILGLHRVFPDLAMPLFGFIGAFAVALPISLINIRKGMVKTEGLLLTGVMISYISSSIVTLILAISSTEDLQGIIFWIMGSLEEPSWLLISIVLFISLICLVLSYIFSLDLNALALGEEEAIHLGVNVERAKKILFLIASVLTGVSVSIAGIIGFVGLVVPHFVRMLAGYDHRVLLVMSFITGAGFLIFCDTLARTIISPVELPVGVITGILGGSLFVYALGRRFLK
- a CDS encoding ABC transporter ATP-binding protein — translated: MIQINNFSCGYGSKTILNNIDLRVDKGEFVGIIGPNGSGKTTLLRGITRLAKHFGGTILFDGKDIRGMGFREIAQKIAVVSQGIPATIMTVEEYVLLGRLPHYSTFQLFETEKDIELAEYCMELTDTIKFKDRYISELSSGEVQLALIARALTQEPVLLLLDEPTAHLDITHQVGILDLIKKLNMEYALTIIIVLHDLNLAAEYCDRLILMDKGTIKRAGEPKDVLNYSDIEEVYKTVVVVETNPLSSKPFVLVVTEEVKKRCKR
- the cobU gene encoding bifunctional adenosylcobinamide kinase/adenosylcobinamide-phosphate guanylyltransferase, with translation MQKIVIVLGGARSGKSYYALAEASLIKGKKAFIATAEPLDDEMYIRIENHKKERGNDWDTYEEPLQIAPLINRIKGKYNVILIDCLTLWVSNIMHAGLDIAEETGKLVSALSTASPAPLYIISNEVGLGLVPESPLGRAYRDNLGHVNRQVAQAASDVIFMVAGIPLKIKTS